One region of Streptomyces davaonensis JCM 4913 genomic DNA includes:
- a CDS encoding TIGR02452 family protein: protein MSARLRGIAQQTEQIVAAGHYTATDGRQVPIAAAVDAARSGTHMYGPDAVPVPSAPSVDTSFEVTGESSLEAAHRLGDGTAVLNFSSARNPGGGYLNGAQAQEEALCRASALYTCLVGIRDFYDHHRTHRDPFYTDRVIHSPSVPVFRDDRGRLLDSPHTVGFLTAPAPNAGVIRRTTPQRAADIPAALATRAERVLEVAAVHGYRRLVLGAWGCGVFQNDPAQVAGAFRTLLGPGGRFAGRFEHVVFGILDRTPGTVTRAAFERAFPERQLQS, encoded by the coding sequence ATGAGCGCGCGCCTGCGGGGCATCGCACAGCAGACGGAACAGATCGTGGCGGCGGGCCACTACACCGCCACCGACGGCCGCCAGGTGCCGATCGCGGCGGCCGTGGACGCCGCGCGGAGCGGTACGCACATGTACGGGCCGGACGCTGTCCCGGTCCCCTCCGCGCCTTCGGTGGACACGTCTTTCGAGGTCACGGGCGAGAGCAGCCTGGAGGCCGCACACCGACTCGGCGACGGCACGGCCGTACTGAACTTCTCCTCGGCCCGCAATCCCGGCGGCGGCTACCTGAACGGCGCGCAGGCCCAGGAAGAGGCCCTGTGCCGAGCCTCAGCGCTCTACACCTGCCTTGTCGGGATCCGGGACTTCTACGACCACCACCGCACCCACCGCGATCCCTTCTACACGGACCGCGTCATCCACTCACCGAGCGTGCCCGTCTTCCGCGACGACCGAGGACGGCTCCTCGACTCGCCGCACACGGTCGGCTTCCTCACGGCCCCGGCGCCCAACGCAGGCGTCATCCGACGTACGACCCCGCAGCGCGCCGCGGACATCCCGGCCGCCCTCGCGACCCGCGCCGAGCGCGTCCTGGAGGTCGCCGCGGTACACGGCTACCGGCGCCTGGTGCTGGGCGCCTGGGGCTGCGGGGTGTTCCAGAACGACCCGGCGCAGGTCGCGGGAGCGTTCCGGACGCTGCTTGGGCCGGGCGGGCGGTTCGCGGGCCGCTTCGAGCACGTGGTGTTCGGCATCCTGGATCGCACGCCGGGGACGGTGACGCGAGCGGCGTTCGAACGGGCGTTCCCGGAGCGGCAGCTCCAGTCATAG
- a CDS encoding amidase — protein sequence MTFDRSAGLAESARALADGEVTSRALVERALARIEATQGTVNAFRVVRAEAALAEADAADKELAAGVRLPLLGVPVAVKDDMDVAGEPTAFGCRGEYPPVGEDGEAVRRLRAAGAVIVGKTNTCELGQWPFTEGPAFGDTRNPWHPEHTPGGSSGGSAAAVAAGLVPAALGSDGAGSVRIPASWTNLVGIKPQRGRISTWPRGESFQGITVNGTLARTVADAALLLDAAAGNHERDPHRPPAVDASAAATREPGRLRIALSLKPPFTALPARLQPEVRAKVVELAEKLAALGHTVEEADPPYGQIGLTFVPRATVGISEWVTDSPFPALLDRRTLDAARLGKLLGGAPLRAARRAEAVLHRRIGRFFESYDVMLAPTTAAPPPRIGAMLGLSGFATDRAMIAACPFAWPWNVLGWPGVNVPAGFVNGGLPVGAQLLGPSHSEPLLVSLAAQLESELRWHEAWPPEAVTSNAPAA from the coding sequence ATGACGTTCGACCGTTCCGCAGGGCTGGCGGAGTCCGCCCGCGCGCTGGCCGACGGCGAGGTGACGTCCCGGGCGCTGGTGGAGCGGGCGCTGGCGCGCATCGAGGCGACCCAGGGCACCGTCAACGCCTTCCGGGTCGTCCGAGCCGAGGCGGCGCTCGCCGAGGCGGACGCGGCGGACAAGGAACTCGCCGCCGGGGTACGGCTGCCGCTGCTCGGGGTGCCGGTGGCCGTCAAGGACGACATGGACGTCGCCGGGGAGCCCACCGCCTTCGGCTGCCGCGGAGAGTACCCGCCGGTCGGCGAGGACGGCGAGGCGGTACGGCGGCTGCGCGCGGCCGGGGCCGTGATCGTCGGCAAGACCAACACCTGCGAACTGGGCCAGTGGCCGTTCACCGAGGGCCCGGCCTTCGGCGACACCCGCAACCCCTGGCACCCCGAGCACACCCCGGGCGGCTCCTCCGGCGGTTCGGCCGCCGCGGTCGCCGCCGGTCTGGTGCCCGCCGCCCTCGGCTCGGACGGCGCCGGATCGGTACGGATCCCGGCCTCCTGGACCAATCTGGTCGGCATCAAGCCGCAGCGGGGCCGGATCTCGACCTGGCCACGCGGCGAGTCCTTCCAGGGCATCACCGTCAACGGCACCCTGGCCCGTACCGTCGCGGACGCGGCGCTGCTGCTCGACGCCGCAGCCGGGAACCACGAGCGGGACCCACACCGTCCGCCGGCCGTCGACGCCTCGGCCGCGGCCACACGCGAACCCGGGCGCCTGCGCATCGCGCTCTCCCTCAAGCCGCCCTTCACCGCGCTGCCCGCGCGCCTCCAGCCGGAAGTGCGCGCGAAGGTCGTCGAACTCGCCGAGAAACTGGCCGCGTTGGGGCACACCGTCGAGGAGGCCGATCCGCCGTACGGGCAGATCGGGCTGACCTTCGTGCCCCGGGCGACCGTCGGAATCTCCGAGTGGGTGACCGACTCGCCCTTCCCGGCCCTCCTCGACCGGCGCACCCTGGACGCCGCCCGCCTCGGCAAGCTCCTTGGCGGGGCACCCCTGCGGGCGGCCCGGCGCGCCGAGGCGGTCCTGCACCGCCGTATCGGCAGGTTCTTCGAGTCGTACGACGTGATGCTCGCGCCGACAACGGCCGCTCCCCCACCGCGGATCGGCGCGATGCTGGGCCTCAGCGGCTTCGCCACCGACCGCGCGATGATCGCCGCCTGTCCGTTCGCCTGGCCGTGGAACGTGCTCGGCTGGCCCGGCGTCAACGTCCCCGCCGGATTCGTCAACGGCGGCCTGCCGGTCGGCGCCCAGCTGCTGGGCCCGTCCCACAGCGAGCCCCTGCTGGTGTCGCTCGCCGCCCAGTTGGAGTCGGAGCTTCGCTGGCACGAGGCATGGCCACCGGAGGCGGTCACCTCGAACGCCCCGGCCGCTTAG
- a CDS encoding type II toxin-antitoxin system PemK/MazF family toxin, giving the protein MTASTEENIPGRQGPHATIEADPRKVGRVRTEYSPAHDGDPDPGEIVWTWVPFEENDGRGKDRPVLVVAREAGGTFLAVQLSSKRHDAQRDWVPIGNGPWDKSGRDSWVDVDRVLRLHERGMRREACALDRMRFNLVRNRLRERYGWS; this is encoded by the coding sequence GTGACTGCGTCCACTGAAGAGAACATCCCGGGCCGCCAAGGCCCCCACGCCACCATCGAGGCCGACCCCCGCAAGGTGGGGCGGGTGCGCACGGAGTACTCGCCCGCGCATGACGGCGACCCGGATCCCGGGGAGATCGTGTGGACTTGGGTGCCTTTTGAGGAGAACGACGGACGGGGCAAGGACCGGCCCGTGCTCGTCGTCGCCCGGGAGGCGGGCGGCACCTTCCTCGCCGTGCAGCTCTCCAGCAAGCGGCATGACGCGCAGCGGGACTGGGTGCCGATCGGGAACGGGCCCTGGGACAAGTCCGGGCGGGACTCCTGGGTCGATGTCGACCGGGTGCTGCGGTTGCACGAGCGGGGCATGCGGCGCGAGGCGTGCGCGCTGGACCGGATGCGGTTCAACCTGGTCCGGAATCGACTGCGGGAGCGGTACGGCTGGAGCTGA
- the egtA gene encoding ergothioneine biosynthesis glutamate--cysteine ligase EgtA: protein MPDSSSGSSPSGCTRPRTSVSEAEVEALVRGICFKTGPPRTIGVEVEWLVHELRSPQLPVTPERLRAAYAALRTVPLRSALTVEPGGQLELSSPPAASLTECIGTVSADLDAVRASLREHGLGLVGIGHDPWHEPRRYLREPRYDAMEACLDRRGPAGRAMMCTSASVQVCLDAGHEEPGPLGHVRRWWLAHQLGAVLVAAFANSPLVGNEPTGWRSTRQLLWMEIGAGRAGAPPLDGDPRAAWARHVLDAPVMCVRQDQGPWEVPEGLTFREWTRSAVPRPPTEEDLGYHLTTLFPPVRPRGHLELRMIDAQPGEDGWIVPLAVAAALFDDPQAAETAYRAVKPLSERAQPLPAPHNPLWTDAAMHGLSDPELHEAAVICFAAALEALPRMGAAPEVTAAVAAYRDRYIARGRCPADDLLDRLHGKDRTP from the coding sequence ATGCCAGATTCGTCCAGCGGCTCTTCGCCGAGCGGCTGTACCAGGCCCCGCACCTCGGTCTCCGAGGCCGAGGTCGAGGCCCTGGTCCGCGGTATCTGCTTCAAGACCGGACCGCCCCGCACCATAGGTGTCGAGGTGGAATGGCTGGTCCACGAGCTGCGCAGCCCGCAGCTCCCCGTCACACCCGAACGACTCCGGGCGGCCTACGCCGCCCTGCGGACCGTGCCTCTGAGGTCGGCGCTCACCGTCGAGCCCGGTGGCCAGCTGGAGCTCAGCTCGCCGCCCGCCGCCTCCCTGACGGAGTGCATCGGTACCGTCTCCGCCGACCTCGACGCCGTACGCGCGAGCCTTCGCGAACACGGTCTCGGACTGGTCGGCATCGGCCACGACCCGTGGCACGAACCCCGCCGCTATCTGCGCGAACCCCGCTACGACGCCATGGAGGCCTGCCTGGACCGCAGAGGTCCGGCGGGCCGCGCCATGATGTGCACCTCGGCATCGGTCCAGGTCTGCCTGGACGCCGGCCACGAGGAGCCCGGGCCGCTCGGCCATGTGCGGCGCTGGTGGCTCGCCCATCAGCTCGGCGCGGTGCTGGTGGCCGCCTTCGCCAACTCGCCCCTCGTCGGCAACGAGCCCACCGGCTGGCGCTCCACCCGGCAGCTGCTGTGGATGGAGATCGGCGCGGGCCGGGCGGGCGCTCCCCCGCTGGACGGCGATCCGCGCGCCGCGTGGGCCCGGCATGTGCTGGACGCGCCGGTGATGTGCGTACGCCAGGACCAGGGCCCTTGGGAGGTCCCGGAGGGGCTCACCTTCCGGGAGTGGACCCGATCGGCGGTGCCCAGGCCGCCCACCGAAGAGGATCTCGGCTACCACCTGACGACCCTGTTCCCGCCGGTCCGACCGCGCGGTCATCTGGAACTGCGGATGATCGACGCCCAGCCGGGCGAGGACGGCTGGATCGTCCCGCTCGCCGTGGCGGCCGCGTTGTTCGACGATCCGCAGGCCGCCGAGACCGCCTACCGCGCGGTCAAGCCGCTGTCCGAGCGGGCGCAGCCACTGCCCGCGCCGCACAATCCGCTGTGGACCGACGCGGCCATGCACGGCCTGAGCGATCCGGAGCTGCACGAGGCGGCGGTGATCTGCTTCGCCGCCGCGCTGGAGGCGCTGCCGAGGATGGGCGCCGCCCCCGAGGTCACGGCCGCCGTGGCCGCGTACCGGGACCGCTACATCGCCCGGGGCCGCTGTCCCGCCGACGATCTGCTCGACCGCCTGCACGGGAAGGACCGCACGCCATGA